From Leptodactylus fuscus isolate aLepFus1 chromosome 11, aLepFus1.hap2, whole genome shotgun sequence, one genomic window encodes:
- the LOC142185251 gene encoding cytochrome P450 2C23-like, producing MIDQHSLTVVLVGVVTFLLVLFYWKHVWERRRLPPGPLPLPILGNFHLIYSNGLMPCLTKLAGKFGPIYTFYFGSRPTVILTGYQTIKEALVELGDVFVNRGRVPVFDELYHKSGLALINDESWSQLRQFSLTTLRDFGMGKKSLQEPLLEEARHLVSHFKTLKGQPVDPSTILMFATSNIIANLVLGTRYSYSDKTWRKILQDCHESFHIVSSIWGQMYDLFPGIMRYLPGPHQKIFTLLQPLKDAVKESVKNHQKTLDPACPRDYIDCFLLRMKQEEKNAKTAFNIRNLVSTVFDMFLGGSESTSITISYGLLMLVKYPEIQDKVHEEIDQVIGREKEPNADDRNHMPCTNALLHEIQRYCDIFPMGFMRATSRDVIFHGYHLPKGTDVLTLLSTVLQDPSQYEKPEEFNIYRFLDENGKFKKNNAFMPFSAGKRACVAESLVRLELFFFFTIILQNFTLKSSVDPKDLDISPAESGIENLPPAHEIQFIPRT from the exons ATGATCGACCAGCACAGTCTCACAGTCGTCTTGGTCGGTGTTGTTACTTTTctattagttttattttattggaaacatgtgtgggagaggaggaggctGCCACCAGGACCTTTGCCTTTGCCAATTTTGGGAAACTTTCACCTGATCTATTCCAATGGATTAATGCCATGTTTAACAAAG TTGGCCGGGAAGTTTGGCCCGATTTACACATTTTACTTTGGCTCCAGACCTACGGTGATTCTAACTGGATACCAGACCATAAAGGAGGCGCTGGTGGAATTGGGAGATGTATTTGTCAATCGGGGCCGTGTCCCAGTGTTTGATGAGCTATACCATAAGTCAG GATTAGCCCTGATCAATGATGAATCATGGTCGCAACTGAGACAGTTTTCTCTCACCACCCTCAGAGACTTTGGAATGGGTAAGAAAAGTCTACAAGAACCGCTTCTGGAGGAGGCGCGACACCTGGTCAGTCACTTTAAAACCCTAAAAG GGCAGCCAGTTGACCCCAGCACAATTCTCATGTTCGCCACTTCTAATATTATTGCAAACTTAGTCTTGGGAACTCGTTATAGTTACAGCGACAAGACTTGGAGGAAAATTCTTCAGGACTGCCATGAATCTTTTCACATCGTCTCCTCCATCTGGGGTCAG ATGTATGATCTCTTTCCTGGAATCATGAGATATTTACCTGGACCTCACCAAAAAATATTTACTCTGCTCCAACCACTTAAAGATGCCGTGAAAGAATCGGTTAAAAATCACCAAAAGACCTTGGATCCGGCCTGTCCTCGCGACTACATTGACTGCTTCCTCCTCCGTATGAAACAA GAGGAGAAGAACGCCAAGACAGCTTTTAACATAAGAAATCTTGTTTCAACCGTATTTGACATGTTCCTTGGAGGATCCGAAAGTACTTCAATTACAATCAGCTACGGGTTACTGATGCTTGTAAAGTACCCCGAGATACAAG ATAAAGTCCATGAAGAGATTGACCAAGTGATTGGACGAGAGAAGGAACCTAATGCAGATGACCGGAACCATATGCCCTGTACAAACGCCTTACTACATGAGATACAGCGATATTGTGATATCTTCCCAATGGGTTTTATGCGAGCCACTTCAAGAGATGTCATCTTCCATGGTTACCACCTACCTAAG GGTACGGACGTTCTTACCTTATTATCAACTGTGCTGCAGGACCCCTCACAATATGAAAAACCAGAAGAGTTCAACATCTATCGCTTTTTGGATGAGAACGGCAAATTTAAGAAGAACAACGCATTTATGCCATTTTCTGCAG GTAAAAGAGCCTGCGTGGCCGAGAGTTTAGTGCGTCTGGAGCTTTTCTTTTTCTTCACCATCATCCTGCAAAATTTCACTTTGAAGTCTTCAGTGGACCCCAAAGATTTGGACATCTCGCCTGCAGAAAGTGGCATAGAAAATCTTCCTCCAGCCCATGAAATTCAATTTATTCCTCGTACATAG